A segment of the Pseudomonadota bacterium genome:
TGCACCATCATCAACGTGCAGGGTCGCATCTCGCGCTATCGCTCCGGCGACGATGTTGAGAAGATTATCCGCGCCAACCATGCCCAGGGCATCACGCGCTATTTCATCAGCGACGACAACTTCGCGCGCAACAAGAACTGGGAAGAGATCTTCGACCGCATGATCGAGCTGAGGGAAGACCACAAGATTCCCATCAGCTTCATCATCCAGGTCGATGTCTTGGCCCACAAGACAGAGAACTTTGTCGAAAAGGCGCGCCGCGCCGGCTGCAAGCGCGTCTTCATCGGGCTCGAGAACATTAATCCGGAAAACCTGAAGGCGGCCAAGAAGGCGCAGAACCGGATCACCGAATACCGCACGATGCTGCAGAAGTGGCGCAGCCACGGCATTATCTCCTATGCCGGTTTTATCATCGGTTTCCCCGAGGACACGCCGGAGACCGTGCGCCGCGACATCGATATCATCAAGCGTGAGCTGCCGGTCGACCTGCTTGGCTTCACCATCCTGACGCCGCTGCCTGGATCCGAGGACCACAAGGTACTGCACACCGACGGTGTGTGGATGGACCCGGACATGAACAAGTACGACCTCGAACATGTCACGACCGCCCATCCGAAGATGTCGGAACAGGAGTGGGACGACCTCTACCGCGAGGCGTGGAACGTTTACTACAGCCCCGATCATGTCGAGCGGCTGATGAAGCGCGCGGTCGCCAGCGGCATCAAACCGCACGGCGTCATGATCAACTGTCTGCAGATCCACTGCGCCATGAAGTACGAGAAGGTGCACCCGCAGCAGTGCGGTTACTTCCGCCGCAAGGTTCGTACGCAACGACGGCCCGAACTGCCTCGTGAGAACCCGATCGTCTTCTATCCGAAGTACCTGGTCGAGAGCGTCGCCAAGTACAGCGCCATCGGTCTCTACGCGCTCAAGATCAATCGCTTGAGGAAGCGCATCCAAAACGATCCGGCATCAAAGGCTTACATGGATCTGGCGCTGTCGCCGGTCGACGACGCGACCGACGAGAACCTCGAGATGTTCGCGCTCAACGACTCCTCGCGCGCCGCCGTTGCCAAGGCCAAGGGCGAAGCCGAGGCGCGCGCCAAACATCAGGCGGAAACCCGCGAGAAGGACATCGTCGCGGCGGAGTAGGCGCCTGGACTGGACTATCACGTCGTGGCGCCCGCAACTTCCTTGATGCGGTCCCGCATCCAGCGGTGCCGCTGTGATTTCGCGTTACGGCGGTGCCAGATCTGAGAGATCGTGAAGGGCGCGAGCTGCAGGGGTGGTTCGATGCTGCTGAAACCGAAAAACGATGAATGTTGCAACAGCGACGGCAGCGTCGCGATGGTGTTCGTGCCGCGCATCATGTCGGCCAGCGCGCCGAAGCTGGGCGCTTCCAGAACAATGCTGCGGGAACGGCGGAACTCCGCCAGGCCGGCGTCGATCTCGGATCGGCGAAAGTCGCCGGTGACGACAATGGCGTGCGGCGCCGCGCAGTAGTCGTCCAGTGTGGCCGGCGCGTTGCAGACCATCTCATCGAAGAAACAGAGATCGTGATCGTCGAACAGAACGTTCTGGAAGAGATCGGACTCGCTGCTGTCGAGCGTCGGCGCCAGGGCCAGATCGACATCGTCGTCGCGCAGTAGCTGGATGACGTCTGCCTGCGATGCGGGGTTCACGATGCGCAGCGTCAGTTGGGGCGCTTGACGGCGAAGTTCATGGAACAGGGCGTTCAGAGCGGCGTCGACCTCGAACTCGCCGGCGGCGATGGTGAACGATGCGTCGTCGGTCTGCGGGTCGTAGTCGACGGGGTCGGTGAACCGCTTCATCTCGACCAGGAGGTTCCTAGCCTGATCCGCGACAACGTGCGCGCGCTCGGTTGGCGCGATGCCGCGCCCCGAACGCACAAAGAGCTCGTCGCCAAGAATCTTGCGCAGCCGCGTCAGGCTGTGACTGATCGTCGACTGGTTGACATCAAGGCGGCGGGCGGCTTCGGACACGGATTCCGAATCATACACGGCCAGGAAAATCTGAAGCAGACGGCCGTCTAGAGCCGAATAATCGGTTTCGCTCATAGGTACTATGTACGCTGTGCCATTGATCGAGACATCATAATTTTCCAGCCTTCGAACTTGGCGCTATGCCGGCAAGTAAGCAAGTCGTGAAGAAGAGACTGCCGGTCGTGTTTGGCGTCAGTAGTTAGGGATTGGTACGCCGGTATTGAGATTC
Coding sequences within it:
- a CDS encoding radical SAM protein; amino-acid sequence: MQQTTETGSATKKFYLELVKPSHYDDNGYVIQWAKAWIPSNSLACLYGIGQVLGERKVLGEDTELVINPHDEVNTVVPVKQIIRRLKENGNRGLVCLVGVQSNQFPRAVDLARQFREAGIQCAVGGFHVSGCLAMLKDVPPDIQDAMDMGISIFAGEAEEHLDEVLQDADRGELKPVYNYMHKLPTLQEQLTPFLPDQFVHKYDGSHASFDAGRGCPFQCSFCTIINVQGRISRYRSGDDVEKIIRANHAQGITRYFISDDNFARNKNWEEIFDRMIELREDHKIPISFIIQVDVLAHKTENFVEKARRAGCKRVFIGLENINPENLKAAKKAQNRITEYRTMLQKWRSHGIISYAGFIIGFPEDTPETVRRDIDIIKRELPVDLLGFTILTPLPGSEDHKVLHTDGVWMDPDMNKYDLEHVTTAHPKMSEQEWDDLYREAWNVYYSPDHVERLMKRAVASGIKPHGVMINCLQIHCAMKYEKVHPQQCGYFRRKVRTQRRPELPRENPIVFYPKYLVESVAKYSAIGLYALKINRLRKRIQNDPASKAYMDLALSPVDDATDENLEMFALNDSSRAAVAKAKGEAEARAKHQAETREKDIVAAE
- a CDS encoding LysR family transcriptional regulator — its product is MSETDYSALDGRLLQIFLAVYDSESVSEAARRLDVNQSTISHSLTRLRKILGDELFVRSGRGIAPTERAHVVADQARNLLVEMKRFTDPVDYDPQTDDASFTIAAGEFEVDAALNALFHELRRQAPQLTLRIVNPASQADVIQLLRDDDVDLALAPTLDSSESDLFQNVLFDDHDLCFFDEMVCNAPATLDDYCAAPHAIVVTGDFRRSEIDAGLAEFRRSRSIVLEAPSFGALADMMRGTNTIATLPSLLQHSSFFGFSSIEPPLQLAPFTISQIWHRRNAKSQRHRWMRDRIKEVAGATT